A genome region from Chengkuizengella sp. SCS-71B includes the following:
- the nikC gene encoding nickel transporter permease, with translation MAELAPNKAPQQSVGGTRFLLWLEAWKSFKKNKLAVVGLIIVTIFIILALFAPVIAPEGINEQKLADRLLPPSSEHLLGTDDFGRDVLSRVIHGARISLWVGFVSVIGSIVVGCLLGILAGYYGRWIDTIISRFFDIMLAFPSILLAIAIVSVLGPSLRNALIAIAIINVPNFGRLIRSKVLSIKQEEYITAAKAIGMRDRRILFRHILPNSMAPIIVQGTLAIATAIIEAAALGFLGLGAEPPNPEWGKMLADSKEYLVQAPWTMFFPGIAIMLTVLGFNLMGDGLRDALDPRMKN, from the coding sequence ATGGCAGAACTAGCTCCAAATAAAGCTCCACAGCAATCCGTAGGAGGAACTCGTTTTCTCTTGTGGTTAGAAGCTTGGAAAAGTTTTAAAAAAAATAAATTAGCCGTTGTAGGTTTAATTATCGTTACCATTTTTATAATTTTAGCATTATTTGCTCCGGTAATAGCGCCCGAAGGCATTAATGAGCAAAAACTAGCGGATCGATTATTGCCGCCTTCAAGTGAACACTTGTTAGGAACAGATGATTTCGGAAGAGATGTTTTATCTCGGGTAATTCATGGTGCTCGTATATCACTATGGGTTGGATTCGTTTCAGTTATTGGATCTATCGTGGTTGGTTGTTTACTGGGAATTTTAGCAGGTTATTACGGGCGTTGGATAGACACGATTATTTCTCGATTTTTTGATATTATGCTTGCCTTTCCTAGTATACTACTTGCTATTGCAATTGTTTCAGTATTAGGACCTTCATTAAGAAATGCATTGATTGCTATCGCTATTATTAATGTGCCTAATTTTGGCCGCTTAATTAGATCAAAAGTTTTAAGTATCAAACAAGAAGAATATATTACAGCGGCTAAAGCAATTGGGATGCGAGATCGTAGAATTTTATTTCGTCATATTTTACCGAACAGTATGGCTCCAATTATTGTTCAAGGTACATTAGCTATAGCAACTGCTATTATTGAAGCTGCTGCATTAGGTTTTTTGGGGTTAGGAGCAGAACCTCCAAATCCAGAATGGGGAAAAATGTTAGCAGATTCAAAGGAATATTTAGTACAAGCACCTTGGACAATGTTTTTCCCAGGGATTGCAATTATGTTAACTGTACTTGGCTTTAATTTAATGGGAGATGGATTAAGAGATGCTTTAGATCCTAGAATGAAAAACTAA
- a CDS encoding ABC transporter permease — protein MLSYTIRRLLMLIPVLFGMTFIVFFMIRAIPGDPAQVILGQLATEDAINSLRAELGLDQPWFTQYFEYLKQLFTLDLGESLRTKAEVSEEIWPYLAATFELSFVALLIAVVVGVNAGIISAWFQKSWFDYTAMVIALVGVSMPIFWLGLMEQWIFSVQLDWLPPSKRENVKNPVETITHFYLIDTLLQGRMDQFIDVLKHLIMPGIALATIPMAIIARITRSSMLEVMRSDYIRTARAKGQKMFWVVYKHSLKNAVIPVLTVIGLQTGLLLGGAILTETIFSWPGIGRYIYNAIEFRDYPVIQSGILVVATIFVMINLIVDLLYAFIDPRIKYN, from the coding sequence GTGTTAAGTTATACCATTAGACGACTTTTAATGTTGATACCCGTTTTGTTTGGAATGACGTTTATCGTATTTTTTATGATTCGAGCGATTCCAGGTGATCCTGCTCAAGTGATTTTAGGTCAGCTTGCTACGGAGGATGCCATTAACAGTTTAAGGGCAGAACTAGGGCTTGACCAACCATGGTTTACTCAGTATTTTGAATATTTAAAACAGTTATTCACGTTGGATTTAGGTGAATCACTTAGAACGAAGGCAGAGGTAAGTGAAGAGATATGGCCTTATTTGGCGGCTACCTTTGAGCTCTCCTTCGTGGCTTTGCTTATTGCTGTAGTTGTTGGTGTGAATGCCGGGATTATCAGCGCGTGGTTTCAAAAATCTTGGTTTGATTATACAGCAATGGTCATTGCACTCGTAGGGGTTTCCATGCCAATATTTTGGCTAGGTTTGATGGAACAGTGGATATTTTCTGTTCAACTTGATTGGTTACCTCCTTCAAAGAGAGAAAATGTTAAAAATCCTGTTGAAACCATTACACATTTCTATTTAATTGATACGCTATTACAAGGTAGAATGGATCAGTTTATAGATGTGTTAAAACACTTGATTATGCCTGGTATAGCCCTGGCAACTATACCAATGGCTATTATTGCAAGAATTACTCGTTCCAGTATGTTAGAAGTTATGCGTTCTGATTATATTAGAACAGCTAGAGCAAAAGGGCAGAAGATGTTTTGGGTTGTATATAAACATTCTTTAAAAAATGCAGTCATTCCAGTATTAACTGTAATCGGTTTACAAACAGGACTATTGTTAGGTGGAGCAATTCTAACAGAAACTATATTTTCATGGCCTGGGATTGGGCGATATATTTATAATGCAATTGAATTTCGGGATTATCCTGTCATTCAGTCCGGAATATTAGTTGTAGCTACTATTTTTGTAATGATTAACCTTATTGTTGATTTATTATATGCATTTATCGATCCTAGAATTAAATACAATTAA
- a CDS encoding ABC transporter substrate-binding protein → MKKKSIFLALVFIFVLGIALVGCGSEAPTEEKQGETNENNEGTKDDQNQQSEESSTESTLVFGRGADSVDLDPALVTDGESIKVTLNIYDTLVKYGDVDTSIEPSLATDWTTSDDGLTYTFNLREGVKFHDGTDFNAEAVVYNFERWANGEKSSFYYYGSMFGGFKGDEGHVIQEVKAVDELTVEFTLSRPQAPFLQNVAMPPFAIASPAALEEHGESFTENPVGTGPFVFQEWKRNDRVVLVKNENYWMKDYPKLEKVIFVSIPDNATRLNELIAGEIDIADGVSPNDSTRIEGEDDLQLFVRPSMNVGYLGLTNTRPPFDQKLVRQALNHAVDKEGIIAAFYSGQAVPAKNPLPPVIAGYNDDIDPYPYDLEKAKELLAEAGYADGFEMELWAMPVPRPYMPDGQKVAEVIQSSFAQIGVKAKIVSYEWATYLEKARNGEADAFLLGWTGDNGDADNFMYVLLDKDNIGSNNYTYYSNDQLHDILIEAQSNPDQTAREDLYKQAQEIIHEDAPWIPLVHSTPILGGKNNVNDFFAHPTGSQALTKVYFD, encoded by the coding sequence ATGAAAAAAAAGAGTATTTTTCTTGCACTAGTGTTTATTTTTGTTCTGGGGATTGCTTTAGTTGGTTGTGGCTCTGAAGCTCCAACTGAAGAAAAACAAGGGGAGACAAATGAAAACAATGAGGGTACTAAAGATGATCAGAACCAACAATCAGAGGAGAGTTCTACAGAAAGCACTCTAGTGTTTGGACGTGGCGCTGATTCAGTTGATTTAGACCCTGCTTTAGTCACAGATGGTGAGTCTATTAAAGTAACTTTAAACATTTATGATACTTTAGTGAAATATGGTGATGTAGATACTTCTATTGAACCAAGCTTGGCAACTGATTGGACAACAAGTGATGATGGATTAACATACACTTTTAATCTTCGTGAAGGGGTAAAGTTCCATGATGGAACGGACTTCAATGCAGAAGCAGTTGTTTATAACTTTGAGCGTTGGGCAAATGGTGAAAAATCTTCATTCTATTATTATGGATCTATGTTTGGAGGATTCAAAGGGGATGAAGGTCATGTTATTCAAGAAGTAAAAGCGGTTGATGAGCTTACGGTTGAATTTACACTAAGTCGACCACAAGCACCGTTTCTACAAAATGTAGCAATGCCTCCGTTTGCGATTGCTAGTCCTGCTGCTTTAGAAGAGCATGGGGAGAGCTTTACAGAAAATCCAGTAGGGACTGGCCCATTTGTATTTCAAGAATGGAAAAGAAATGATCGCGTAGTTTTAGTAAAAAATGAAAATTATTGGATGAAGGATTATCCAAAACTAGAAAAAGTTATATTTGTTTCTATTCCAGATAACGCAACAAGATTAAATGAATTAATTGCGGGAGAGATTGATATTGCGGATGGAGTTAGTCCAAACGACAGTACAAGAATTGAAGGGGAAGACGACTTGCAATTGTTCGTTCGACCTTCTATGAATGTTGGTTATTTAGGTTTAACGAATACAAGACCACCATTTGATCAAAAACTTGTTCGTCAAGCTTTAAATCATGCAGTTGATAAAGAAGGTATTATTGCAGCTTTCTACTCAGGACAAGCAGTTCCAGCTAAAAATCCATTACCACCTGTAATTGCTGGATATAATGATGACATCGATCCATATCCTTACGATCTGGAAAAAGCGAAAGAATTGTTAGCAGAAGCTGGATATGCAGATGGTTTCGAAATGGAATTGTGGGCTATGCCAGTACCACGTCCTTATATGCCTGACGGTCAAAAAGTAGCAGAAGTTATTCAAAGTAGCTTTGCACAAATTGGTGTTAAGGCTAAAATCGTATCTTATGAATGGGCTACTTATTTAGAAAAAGCAAGAAATGGTGAAGCAGATGCATTCCTATTAGGTTGGACTGGGGATAATGGAGATGCTGATAACTTTATGTATGTCTTGTTAGATAAAGACAACATCGGAAGTAACAACTATACTTATTACAGTAATGATCAATTACATGACATCTTAATTGAAGCACAATCAAACCCTGATCAAACAGCTCGTGAAGACCTATATAAACAAGCACAGGAGATTATTCATGAAGATGCGCCATGGATTCCTTTAGTACATTCAACTCCAATCCTAGGTGGAAAGAACAATGTTAATGACTTTTTCGCTCATCCAACAGGTTCTCAAGCTTTAACAAAAGTTTATTTTGACTAA
- a CDS encoding dipeptide ABC transporter ATP-binding protein, with product MPKTLLQVEKMKKYFPINGGILGRKIGEVKAVDDVSFSVFEGETFGLVGESGCGKSTTGRTLLRLHEPTDGKVKFNEKELTQLSLGELRTVRRDVQMIFQDPFASLNPRHTIEKILEEPLIVHKIGTPKERKEMVIEMLETVGLSSYHAKRYPHQFSGGQRQRIGIARALMTKPKLIIADEPVSALDVSIQSQILNLLDDLQKAFSLTYIFIAHDLGVVRHICDRVAVMYLGKIVELSSSEKLYNKPLHPYTEALLSSVPIPDPTFEREHIELTGEMPSPSNPPQGCSFHTRCPQCMEICKTVQPEFEEIEQDHYVACHLYNKNEQL from the coding sequence ATGCCAAAAACACTATTACAAGTTGAAAAAATGAAGAAGTATTTTCCCATTAACGGTGGAATTTTAGGGCGGAAAATAGGGGAAGTAAAGGCGGTAGACGATGTATCGTTCTCTGTATTTGAAGGGGAGACCTTCGGTCTAGTGGGGGAGAGTGGTTGTGGAAAATCTACAACTGGAAGAACACTTCTTCGCTTACACGAACCTACTGATGGAAAGGTCAAATTTAACGAAAAGGAATTAACCCAACTTAGTTTAGGTGAATTGCGTACGGTTAGAAGAGATGTTCAGATGATCTTTCAAGATCCATTCGCTTCTCTTAATCCTAGGCATACCATTGAGAAAATATTAGAAGAACCTTTAATTGTTCATAAAATAGGTACCCCTAAAGAACGCAAAGAAATGGTTATCGAAATGCTGGAAACAGTAGGTTTGAGCAGCTATCATGCAAAGCGGTATCCCCATCAATTTAGCGGTGGGCAGCGTCAGCGTATTGGTATAGCACGTGCTCTAATGACGAAACCAAAACTTATCATCGCTGATGAACCTGTTTCTGCATTGGATGTTTCTATTCAATCACAAATATTAAATTTACTAGATGATTTGCAAAAGGCATTTTCATTAACTTATATTTTTATAGCGCATGATTTAGGGGTTGTTAGACATATTTGTGATCGAGTAGCCGTCATGTATTTAGGTAAAATAGTAGAATTATCAAGCAGTGAAAAGCTTTATAACAAACCACTGCATCCATATACCGAGGCTCTTCTAAGTTCAGTGCCTATTCCTGATCCTACATTTGAGAGGGAACATATTGAGTTAACAGGGGAAATGCCAAGTCCATCAAATCCACCACAAGGATGTTCTTTTCACACAAGATGTCCACAATGTATGGAGATTTGTAAGACAGTTCAGCCAGAGTTTGAAGAAATTGAGCAAGATCATTATGTTGCTTGTCATTTGTACAACAAGAACGAGCAGCTTTAG
- a CDS encoding ABC transporter ATP-binding protein translates to MSETSVLQVNGLKTSFFMDKSEVPAVDDVDFNLKQGEIIAIVGESGCGKSVTSLSIMGLVPHPPGKVVGGEIIFNDEDILKASESKMRDIRGNEIAMIFQEPMTSLNPLFTIGNQIMEAILIHRKWSKKQAEMKAIEYLKLVGLPRAEELMNEYPHQLSGGMRQRVMIAMAMVCEPKVLIADEPTTALDVTIQSQILALMKRLNKQLNTSIILITHDLGVVSEICERVIVMYAGKIVEETDVKTIFESPQHPYTKGLIQSVPDIRDKKSRLYSIPGNVPIPGSIKQGCRFADRCDFVMDKCKVETPELVSIETNHKVRCFLHQESEEDTNAKNTITS, encoded by the coding sequence ATGAGTGAAACTTCTGTATTACAGGTAAATGGACTGAAAACCTCTTTTTTTATGGATAAATCCGAAGTGCCAGCTGTTGACGATGTAGATTTCAACTTAAAACAAGGGGAGATTATTGCGATAGTAGGAGAATCTGGATGCGGTAAAAGTGTTACCTCCCTTTCTATAATGGGACTAGTTCCTCATCCTCCCGGTAAAGTTGTGGGCGGAGAGATTATTTTTAACGATGAAGATATTTTAAAAGCTTCCGAATCAAAAATGAGAGATATACGTGGAAATGAGATAGCTATGATATTTCAGGAACCTATGACTTCTTTGAATCCGCTCTTTACCATTGGTAATCAAATCATGGAAGCGATTTTAATTCATCGTAAATGGAGTAAAAAACAAGCGGAAATGAAAGCGATAGAATATTTAAAGTTAGTCGGACTACCTCGTGCAGAGGAATTGATGAATGAATATCCTCATCAGTTATCTGGAGGAATGAGACAGAGAGTTATGATTGCAATGGCAATGGTTTGTGAACCGAAAGTATTAATAGCTGATGAACCAACTACAGCTTTAGATGTTACAATTCAGTCACAAATCTTGGCTTTGATGAAGAGATTAAATAAACAGCTAAATACATCCATTATACTTATCACACATGATCTTGGCGTTGTATCAGAAATATGTGAAAGAGTCATTGTGATGTATGCAGGAAAAATAGTTGAGGAAACGGATGTTAAAACGATATTTGAGAGTCCACAGCATCCATATACTAAAGGTTTAATTCAATCTGTACCTGATATTCGTGATAAAAAGAGTCGTTTGTACTCAATTCCAGGAAATGTACCGATCCCTGGGTCTATTAAACAAGGGTGTAGATTTGCTGATCGGTGTGATTTTGTCATGGATAAATGTAAAGTGGAAACACCAGAGTTAGTTTCAATTGAAACTAACCATAAAGTTCGTTGCTTTTTACATCAGGAAAGTGAGGAAGATACGAATGCCAAAAACACTATTACAAGTTGA
- a CDS encoding diacylglycerol kinase family protein: MIGFVVNPVSGNGRGLKVWHEIKHILNEKDINYVESFTNKAGSGTDCTLNLIDKYKPNIVVAVGGDGTVHEVINGIYQADVNNKVHFGYIPSGSGNDYARGVNLPRHHLKALKIILNSNERKTIDLLKIDNEVAVCSIGAGLDGKIAQITNEAKYKKWLNGLRLGGFAYVISLFRVLFSFRTSDITLNIDGELKQLKNVWFITVSNFPYYGGGMLINPNASPTDGKAEICIVSNINHLELITLFPLVYLGKHARHKAVSFFSGEKIEYVPNHYLTTQADGETIAVNKYKIEVLAKHITVIK, encoded by the coding sequence ATGATAGGTTTTGTTGTGAACCCCGTTTCTGGGAATGGAAGGGGTCTTAAAGTTTGGCATGAAATTAAGCATATATTAAATGAAAAAGACATAAACTATGTTGAAAGTTTTACTAATAAAGCAGGTTCTGGAACAGATTGTACACTAAATTTAATTGATAAATATAAACCTAATATCGTTGTAGCAGTTGGAGGTGATGGAACCGTACACGAAGTTATCAATGGAATCTATCAAGCTGACGTTAACAACAAAGTCCATTTTGGATATATTCCTTCTGGCTCTGGAAACGACTATGCTAGAGGAGTAAACTTGCCAAGACATCATTTGAAAGCGCTTAAAATCATTTTAAACTCAAATGAACGTAAAACAATAGATCTTTTAAAAATTGATAATGAAGTCGCGGTATGTTCTATTGGTGCAGGTTTAGATGGGAAAATAGCTCAAATCACGAATGAAGCTAAGTATAAAAAATGGTTGAATGGACTTCGTCTTGGAGGATTCGCTTATGTTATCTCATTATTTAGAGTATTATTTTCTTTTCGTACCAGTGACATTACTTTAAATATTGATGGAGAACTAAAACAACTTAAGAATGTTTGGTTTATCACTGTTTCCAACTTTCCATACTATGGGGGTGGAATGCTCATTAATCCAAATGCGAGCCCGACTGACGGGAAAGCGGAGATTTGTATTGTTAGCAACATTAATCACTTAGAACTTATAACACTATTCCCTCTCGTATATCTTGGAAAACACGCTAGACATAAAGCAGTGAGTTTCTTTTCTGGGGAAAAGATAGAATATGTGCCTAATCATTACTTAACCACCCAGGCAGATGGAGAGACGATTGCAGTGAATAAATATAAAATCGAAGTATTGGCCAAACACATTACAGTTATCAAATAA
- a CDS encoding basic amino acid ABC transporter substrate-binding protein gives MKKSLLLILLISMVALLAACGGGSDKLVIGTDAAFAPFESLDGEDIVGFDVDLLAAVMEEADLEYELNNIGWDPIFPSLKNGSIDVAISGITITEERDQEFDFTRPYFESTHMIAFYEGTDIQSANDLEGKVIGVQTGTTGQFAAESIVGESNPNLQLFETTALALAALKQGNIEAVVTDIAVAAEFVKNNPDDNIQLVSDAENFEAEYYGLMIADGSELKEPLDKALTTVIENGKYAEIYEKWFGTSPDVETLINQK, from the coding sequence ATGAAAAAAAGTTTATTACTTATATTATTGATTAGTATGGTTGCTTTATTAGCGGCGTGTGGCGGTGGAAGTGACAAACTTGTAATAGGTACTGATGCTGCATTTGCACCTTTTGAATCACTAGATGGTGAAGATATTGTTGGTTTTGATGTAGATTTATTAGCTGCAGTAATGGAAGAAGCAGATCTTGAATATGAACTAAACAATATTGGTTGGGACCCTATCTTCCCTTCATTGAAAAATGGCAGTATTGATGTTGCAATTTCGGGAATAACAATAACAGAGGAACGTGATCAGGAATTTGATTTTACTAGACCATATTTTGAATCCACTCATATGATCGCTTTTTACGAAGGAACAGATATTCAATCGGCGAATGATTTAGAAGGTAAAGTAATTGGAGTACAGACAGGTACAACAGGTCAATTTGCAGCAGAATCTATTGTTGGTGAATCAAACCCTAACCTACAATTATTTGAAACAACAGCACTTGCACTAGCAGCTTTAAAACAAGGAAATATTGAAGCTGTAGTTACTGATATTGCAGTAGCTGCAGAATTTGTTAAAAACAACCCTGACGATAACATTCAGCTTGTATCAGATGCAGAAAATTTTGAAGCAGAATATTATGGTTTAATGATTGCAGATGGTAGTGAATTAAAGGAGCCGTTGGATAAAGCATTAACAACCGTCATTGAAAACGGAAAATATGCTGAAATTTATGAAAAATGGTTTGGAACATCACCTGATGTTGAAACATTAATAAATCAAAAATAG
- a CDS encoding amino acid ABC transporter permease, which yields MQGIKDFFSWIWEYVSIFFSWIWGYISDLWIWGYVYNWLLNDVGIRIDVIVDYFPLFMKGTLYTLGISISAILIGCVLGLFIAFGRLSPFSIIRLPFIWYITFFRGTPLLVQIFIIYLGVAPLFISGAGTTKAVISAIIGLSLNSAAYLAEIYRAGIQSIDKGQVEAGRSLGMNKVQTMWYIVLPQSIKRMIPPFGNEFITLVKDSSLASAIAAPEILYWARAVNTRFFITWEPFILISLIYLVITLSLTYLLNYIEKRWNIDDNR from the coding sequence ATGCAGGGCATTAAAGATTTTTTTAGTTGGATCTGGGAATATGTTAGTATTTTTTTTAGTTGGATCTGGGGATATATTAGTGATCTTTGGATCTGGGGATACGTATATAATTGGTTATTAAATGATGTTGGAATTAGAATAGATGTAATTGTAGATTATTTCCCATTATTTATGAAAGGAACCTTATATACATTAGGTATTTCTATATCAGCAATTCTTATTGGATGTGTACTTGGACTATTTATTGCTTTTGGTAGATTATCTCCATTTTCAATTATTAGACTGCCGTTTATCTGGTATATAACATTTTTTAGAGGAACTCCTTTATTAGTACAAATTTTCATCATTTACCTTGGAGTAGCCCCTCTTTTCATTAGTGGTGCTGGTACTACAAAAGCTGTTATTTCAGCCATAATTGGACTCTCTTTGAATTCAGCAGCTTATTTAGCAGAAATTTATAGAGCTGGTATTCAATCTATTGATAAAGGACAAGTTGAAGCTGGACGATCATTGGGAATGAATAAAGTTCAAACGATGTGGTATATCGTATTGCCACAATCCATTAAAAGAATGATCCCTCCATTTGGAAACGAATTTATTACTTTAGTTAAAGATTCGTCTCTGGCTTCTGCTATCGCAGCTCCAGAAATACTTTATTGGGCTCGAGCAGTAAATACAAGGTTCTTCATTACTTGGGAACCATTTATATTGATTTCTTTAATATACCTTGTGATAACCTTATCTCTAACTTACTTATTAAATTACATCGAAAAGAGGTGGAATATCGATGATAACCGTTAA
- a CDS encoding amino acid ABC transporter ATP-binding protein yields the protein MITVKNLKKSFGDNEVLKDINLQIEPQEVVVIIGPSGSGKSTCLRCMNLLESITAGEVYIEGVNLTDKNTNINDIRTEVGMVFQQFNLFPHKSVLENITLAPIKVRKWSKEKANKVALDLLEKVNLSEKANAYPDSLSGGQKQRVAIARALAMEPKIMLFDEPTSALDPEMVGEVLDVMKQLAKEGMTMVVVTHEMGFAREVGDRVIFMDEGYIIEENVPEKLFDFPSHERTKSFLSKVL from the coding sequence ATGATAACCGTTAAGAATCTGAAAAAATCCTTTGGAGATAATGAAGTCCTAAAAGATATTAATCTTCAAATTGAACCTCAAGAGGTTGTTGTTATCATCGGCCCTTCAGGATCAGGAAAATCAACCTGCTTACGTTGTATGAACTTATTAGAATCCATTACAGCTGGGGAAGTTTATATCGAGGGTGTGAATCTTACAGACAAAAACACTAATATAAATGATATTCGTACAGAGGTAGGGATGGTTTTTCAGCAGTTTAATTTATTTCCACATAAATCTGTGCTTGAAAATATTACGCTTGCACCGATAAAAGTGAGAAAATGGTCTAAAGAAAAAGCAAATAAAGTAGCATTAGATTTACTGGAAAAAGTAAACTTATCAGAAAAGGCAAATGCGTATCCAGATTCATTGTCTGGCGGACAAAAACAACGTGTTGCCATTGCAAGAGCCCTAGCGATGGAACCTAAAATCATGCTGTTTGACGAACCTACTTCTGCACTTGATCCAGAAATGGTTGGGGAAGTGTTAGATGTTATGAAACAATTAGCCAAAGAAGGTATGACCATGGTAGTCGTAACTCATGAAATGGGATTTGCACGTGAGGTTGGGGACCGAGTTATTTTCATGGATGAAGGTTATATTATTGAAGAGAATGTACCTGAGAAACTATTTGATTTCCCATCTCACGAAAGAACAAAATCATTCTTAAGCAAAGTACTCTAA
- a CDS encoding zinc ribbon domain-containing protein: protein MSMLDKLKKGFSEAGSKAKEVIEINQLKFKISVKQKEIDNKFMYIGEKIYDQYQKQALVELDQDMEIMCKDIEQLKNEIKQIDLQIKELSNKKECSCGHLVDIDNNYCSVCGHKFEMKVVRNVYVADHEYTNIKPRNEDRFTCSFCDEVLEISVDVCPQCGHSTMNL from the coding sequence ATGAGCATGTTAGATAAATTGAAGAAAGGGTTTTCTGAAGCAGGCAGTAAAGCAAAAGAAGTGATTGAAATCAATCAATTAAAATTTAAAATTTCTGTCAAACAAAAAGAAATAGATAATAAGTTTATGTATATTGGTGAAAAAATATATGATCAATATCAAAAACAAGCTCTAGTCGAGTTGGATCAGGACATGGAAATAATGTGTAAAGATATTGAACAATTAAAAAATGAAATCAAACAAATTGATTTACAAATAAAAGAATTATCAAATAAAAAAGAATGTAGTTGTGGTCATTTAGTAGATATTGATAACAATTATTGCTCAGTTTGTGGACACAAATTCGAGATGAAGGTTGTACGGAATGTATATGTTGCAGACCATGAATATACAAATATCAAGCCTAGAAATGAGGATCGATTTACTTGTTCCTTCTGCGATGAAGTGTTAGAGATTTCGGTTGACGTTTGCCCACAATGTGGTCATTCAACAATGAATTTATAA
- a CDS encoding cupin domain-containing protein, with protein sequence MFIGRDGIVGHHQAVGAQLFLVVKGEGFVRGKEGVKTPIKEGQAAFWEPGEWHETTSDKGMTAIVIEGEDIDLSALVKVKTIK encoded by the coding sequence ATGTTCATTGGTCGTGATGGTATAGTAGGTCATCACCAAGCAGTAGGTGCTCAATTATTTCTAGTAGTAAAAGGTGAAGGATTTGTTCGTGGTAAAGAGGGTGTAAAAACACCAATTAAAGAAGGCCAAGCTGCTTTTTGGGAGCCTGGTGAATGGCATGAAACAACTTCTGATAAAGGAATGACAGCTATCGTAATTGAAGGAGAAGATATAGATCTGTCAGCTTTAGTAAAAGTTAAAACAATAAAATAA
- a CDS encoding LysR family transcriptional regulator, translated as MELLYLKTFCEVIKWGSYTRTALELDYAQSSVTNHIQKLEESYGNVKLLERKGNVMVPTITGEVLYDYAKKILSLHQEAKEKIIKQDTGIITVGTVETLAIYYLPNILEKFKKSYPEIRVRIILDTEANIIHRVKVKEIDFGLILDVPYSSKEINTISIKKQNMVILMEGNHPLSNQSKLTIQDLDNEKLILTEEGCTYRAFLINEMNKHFITFNISLELGSIETIKKGVEHSWGIAFLPYFAVEDNIEDRGLKMIPFVNPNLNFYSQLIYRKDKWISKASQKFVDLQKHSD; from the coding sequence ATGGAATTACTATATCTAAAAACTTTTTGTGAGGTCATTAAATGGGGTAGTTATACAAGAACTGCGTTAGAACTAGATTACGCTCAATCTAGTGTAACCAACCATATTCAGAAACTTGAAGAATCATATGGCAATGTGAAACTCCTTGAGAGAAAAGGAAATGTTATGGTACCTACAATCACTGGTGAAGTGCTATATGATTATGCAAAAAAGATTCTATCATTACATCAAGAAGCAAAAGAAAAAATTATAAAACAAGACACAGGAATCATTACAGTTGGAACAGTAGAGACTTTAGCAATATATTATCTACCAAATATTTTAGAGAAATTTAAAAAGAGTTATCCAGAAATTAGGGTTCGTATTATACTAGATACTGAAGCTAATATAATTCATAGAGTAAAAGTCAAAGAAATTGATTTTGGTTTAATATTAGATGTTCCATACTCTTCAAAAGAGATAAATACCATTTCTATAAAAAAGCAAAATATGGTCATTTTGATGGAAGGAAATCATCCACTGTCTAATCAATCGAAGCTTACAATCCAAGATTTAGATAATGAGAAATTAATTCTGACAGAAGAAGGTTGCACATATCGTGCATTCTTGATTAATGAAATGAATAAACATTTCATTACTTTTAATATTTCTTTAGAACTAGGCAGCATTGAGACGATAAAAAAAGGTGTCGAACATTCCTGGGGAATTGCATTTCTACCATATTTTGCGGTTGAGGATAATATAGAAGATAGGGGGTTGAAAATGATACCTTTTGTGAACCCTAACTTGAATTTCTATAGTCAATTGATTTACAGGAAAGATAAATGGATTTCAAAGGCTTCTCAAAAATTTGTAGATTTGCAGAAGCATTCGGATTGA